In the genome of Myxococcus virescens, the window CCGGGAACATCTTCCACGGCAACGAATGCACCGGTCCGCGAACCCAGTTCGGAGGCGTGGGTGGCGCGGTCAACACCGCGCACCTCCCGGCCAGCAACCAATGGACGTTCCGCGGCGGCGAGTTCCGTAACAACAGGGCACCGGAGGGCGGGGCACTCTACTTCTTCGACAGCAACGTGATCCTCGACGGGGTTGCGCTGTCTGGAAACAGTCCCCAGAACTGGGCGACGCCGGAGCCACACCGGCTGACGCTCATCAACACGCCGAGGTAGCGGGAAGCCTCGCAGCGCGGTCCCCATCGTTCGAGGCTCACCTGACCGGGTCCGCGGGTCAGCTCTCCGAGGACATCCGGGAGATGGCCTCCACCACGGAGCCGGGCACGGAGGTTTCGCCAAAGAAACGCGAGAGTTCGGCCTGAGCCTCGCGGGCTTGCGTCGCGGTGATGCGGCCCTCGCGCTGTAGCCTCCCGATGATGGCGCCGGCCCGGATGCGCAGCGTCTCGGGCTTCTGGGCGGGCAGCCAGCGGCGTGGGGCGGGCAGCATGCCCGCGAGCATCGCCCCCTGTGCCACGGAGAGCGCCCGCGCCGAGGTACCGAAGTGCTCACGCGCCGCAGCCTCGATGCCATACACGCCCTCTCCCCACTCCACCACATTCACATACAACGTGAGGATGTGCTGCTTGGACAGATGGGTCTCCAGCTGGCGGGCGAGCAGCAACTCCTTGCCCTTGCGAAGGAGGCTGCGGTCCGTGGAGAGGTAGAGGTTCTTGGCCAGCTGCTGGGTGAGCGTGGACGCGCCGCGGCCCAGGCGCGCCTTCCGCACGGACTGCTCGAGGGCGTTCTCCACCTCGATCCAATCCACGCCCTCGTGCTTGTAGAAGCGCGCGTCCTCGGAGCTCAGCACGGCGTCCACCGCGTGCGGCGCCACCGCCTCCAGAGGCACCCAGGCCTGCCGCACACGGGGCTTCTTCCCCTCCGCCAGCGCCTCCTCGGCCCGCTGCGTGATGAGCGCGGTGGTGCGCGGGTTCTGCGTCTGAAGCGAGCGGACGTCGGGCAGCCGCACGTACTCCACGCTGAGCCAGACGACGAACAGCAGCCACGCGCCAAACATCCAGCGGCCCCAGCCCGGGCTGGAATCCTTCCTCACGGCGCGCCGGGCGCCGGCAGGGAGCTGCTTCGTCTTCTGCGTCCGGGGGGAGGAGGCACGGACGGAGGGCGGACGGGAGGCCATCGGTATGCACACATCTGCCCCGGTCCACGGTCCCTGTCCAGAAGACGGCCAGGAAGGCACGCAGCAGCCTGTCTTGAGTAGGATGCCAGGCTCAATGCCATCTCTTCGTACCGCGCTCGGGGCGGGAGTCCTCGTTATAGGTCTGGGCGCCGGACTTGCCGTGACCGCTTCACGGGCAACGCGAAGCGCCGAAGTCGAAGCGCGCATCGCGGCGCGCCAGGAGCCCGTCCTGACACCCGCCCCCGGCCCCGCGCCGCAAGGGCTCCCCATCGTGACGCCTGCCGGGCGCGAGGAGGGCAAAGTCCCCCAAGGGCATGTGGACGGGGTGGCACTGCGCTCGCTCCTGCTCCGACGCCAGTTCGAGGAGCTGACGCTGGCGGTCGAGCAGCTCCAGTGGGGCATGGAGTCGAACCCCCAGGACGAGCACTGGATGACGGACGGCATCCTGGCGCTCGGCAACGGCTCCTCCGAATCGACGGAGCTCCTCGACGCCTGGGTGGAAGCGTCACCGCGCTCCTTCGCGCCCTACCTCGCGAGGGGGACCCACTGGGTGTCGGTGGGATACCTGCGCCGCGGGGGGAAGACCGTGGGCGCAACGGCGAAGGAGGAATTCGCCGGGATGCATG includes:
- the mtgA gene encoding monofunctional biosynthetic peptidoglycan transglycosylase, whose translation is MASRPPSVRASSPRTQKTKQLPAGARRAVRKDSSPGWGRWMFGAWLLFVVWLSVEYVRLPDVRSLQTQNPRTTALITQRAEEALAEGKKPRVRQAWVPLEAVAPHAVDAVLSSEDARFYKHEGVDWIEVENALEQSVRKARLGRGASTLTQQLAKNLYLSTDRSLLRKGKELLLARQLETHLSKQHILTLYVNVVEWGEGVYGIEAAAREHFGTSARALSVAQGAMLAGMLPAPRRWLPAQKPETLRIRAGAIIGRLQREGRITATQAREAQAELSRFFGETSVPGSVVEAISRMSSES